One Diabrotica virgifera virgifera chromosome 3, PGI_DIABVI_V3a genomic window carries:
- the LOC114349511 gene encoding probable ATP-dependent RNA helicase DDX49 isoform X1, with amino-acid sequence MAQKPSFSDLKLNNWIIRQCATIGVKSPTPIQSNCIPQILEGRDCVGAAKTGSGKTLAFALPIIQKLCEDPYGVYALVLTPTRELAYQIAEQFAVIGKPMNLRHCVVVGGIDMVDQGIQLSKHPHIVVATPGRLADHLESCKTFSLSKIKFLVLDEADRLLSGQFDEQIKTIFKELPKSRQNLFFSATITDTLEKLKEVSNKDMFYYEAPSISDAVTVEQLEQKYVLCPKDVKDAYLAQVIREFRAENEDGNIMIFTDTCKNCQVLSMTLNDVGFENVSLHAMIPQQQRLAALARFKSNTVKMLIATDVASRGLDIPTVQLVLNHTVPKVPKEYVHRVGRTARAGRVGKAVTLVTPYDIKLLQAIEEHIKTKLVELKINDSEVGKIFAQVSVTKSEAYLNLDEGDFYEKRLINKRKKWILEGLDPDEEEAKLLKKHKKKKKSKRTKEESDL; translated from the exons ATGGCACAGAAACCTTCATTTTCCGACCTTAAGCTTAATAATTGGATAATTAGGCAATGCGCAACAAtag gtgTAAAATCCCCTACTCCCATTCAGTCAAACTGTATTCCACAAATTTTAGAAGGTCGTGATTGTGTGGGCGCTGCAAAGACTGGTAGTGGTAAAACTTTGGCTTTTGCTTTACCCATTATACAGAAACTATGTGAAGATCCCTATGGTGTGTATGCCTTAGTTCTGACACCAACTAGAGAGTTGGCTTATCAAATAGCAGAGCAGTTTGCCGTTATTGGAAAACCTATGAATTTAAGACACTGTGTAGTTGTCGGAg gaaTTGATATGGTAGACCAAGGTATACAACTGTCTAAACATCCCCACATAGTTGTGGCTACACCAGGCCGTTTAGCAGATCATTTAGAAAGTTGCAAAACATTTTCGCTTTCTAAAATCAAGTTCCTTGTTTTGGATGAAGCAGACAGGCTTCTTAGTGGCCAGTTTGACGAGCAGATCAAAACTATATTTAAAGAATTACCAAAAAGTcgccaaaatttatttttttcagcaaCTATCACAGATACGTTAGAGAAATTAAAGGAAGTCAGCAATAAAGATATGTTCTATTATGAAGCTCCTTCCATCTCAGATGCTGTTACTGTTGAACAGTTAGAACAAAAGTATGTGTTATGTCCTAAAGATGTTAAAGATGCTTATCTAGCTCAAGTGATTAGGGAGTTTAGAGCCGAAAATGAAGATGGCAACATTATGATTTTTACAGATACTTGCAA AAATTGCCAAGTACTCTCAATGACCTTAAACGATGTAGGATTTGAAAATGTATCTCTGCATGCGATGATTCCACAGCAACAGCGCCTAGCTGCTTTGGCGAGATTCAAGAGCAACACAGTAAAAATGCTGATAGCAACTGACGTGGCGAGTAGAGGTCTTGATATACCCACTGTGCAGTTGGTTTTGAACCATACTGTTCCCAAGGTGCCTAAAGAATATGTTCATAGAGTCGGTAGAACTGCTAGAGCGGGGAGAGTTGGCAAGGCTGTTACATTGGTCACTCCTTATGACATTAAATTGTTGCAGGCCATTGAGGAGCATATTAAGACAAAATTAGTGGAGCTAAAAATTAATG ATTCTGAGGTGGGAAAGATCTTCGCTCAGGTGTCGGTAACAAAAAGTGAAGCTTACTTGAATTTAGACGAAGGCGATTTCTACGAAAAGAGGCTGATTAACAAAAGGAAAAAATGGATTTTGGAAGGTTTAGATCCCGATGAAGAAGAAGCGAAACTATTGAAGaaacataaaaagaagaaaaagtcGAAACGTACAAAGGAAGAATCGGACCTTTAA
- the LOC114349511 gene encoding probable ATP-dependent RNA helicase DDX49 isoform X3, whose protein sequence is MAQKPSFSDLKLNNWIIRQCATIGIDMVDQGIQLSKHPHIVVATPGRLADHLESCKTFSLSKIKFLVLDEADRLLSGQFDEQIKTIFKELPKSRQNLFFSATITDTLEKLKEVSNKDMFYYEAPSISDAVTVEQLEQKYVLCPKDVKDAYLAQVIREFRAENEDGNIMIFTDTCKNCQVLSMTLNDVGFENVSLHAMIPQQQRLAALARFKSNTVKMLIATDVASRGLDIPTVQLVLNHTVPKVPKEYVHRVGRTARAGRVGKAVTLVTPYDIKLLQAIEEHIKTKLVELKINDSEVGKIFAQVSVTKSEAYLNLDEGDFYEKRLINKRKKWILEGLDPDEEEAKLLKKHKKKKKSKRTKEESDL, encoded by the exons ATGGCACAGAAACCTTCATTTTCCGACCTTAAGCTTAATAATTGGATAATTAGGCAATGCGCAACAAtag gaaTTGATATGGTAGACCAAGGTATACAACTGTCTAAACATCCCCACATAGTTGTGGCTACACCAGGCCGTTTAGCAGATCATTTAGAAAGTTGCAAAACATTTTCGCTTTCTAAAATCAAGTTCCTTGTTTTGGATGAAGCAGACAGGCTTCTTAGTGGCCAGTTTGACGAGCAGATCAAAACTATATTTAAAGAATTACCAAAAAGTcgccaaaatttatttttttcagcaaCTATCACAGATACGTTAGAGAAATTAAAGGAAGTCAGCAATAAAGATATGTTCTATTATGAAGCTCCTTCCATCTCAGATGCTGTTACTGTTGAACAGTTAGAACAAAAGTATGTGTTATGTCCTAAAGATGTTAAAGATGCTTATCTAGCTCAAGTGATTAGGGAGTTTAGAGCCGAAAATGAAGATGGCAACATTATGATTTTTACAGATACTTGCAA AAATTGCCAAGTACTCTCAATGACCTTAAACGATGTAGGATTTGAAAATGTATCTCTGCATGCGATGATTCCACAGCAACAGCGCCTAGCTGCTTTGGCGAGATTCAAGAGCAACACAGTAAAAATGCTGATAGCAACTGACGTGGCGAGTAGAGGTCTTGATATACCCACTGTGCAGTTGGTTTTGAACCATACTGTTCCCAAGGTGCCTAAAGAATATGTTCATAGAGTCGGTAGAACTGCTAGAGCGGGGAGAGTTGGCAAGGCTGTTACATTGGTCACTCCTTATGACATTAAATTGTTGCAGGCCATTGAGGAGCATATTAAGACAAAATTAGTGGAGCTAAAAATTAATG ATTCTGAGGTGGGAAAGATCTTCGCTCAGGTGTCGGTAACAAAAAGTGAAGCTTACTTGAATTTAGACGAAGGCGATTTCTACGAAAAGAGGCTGATTAACAAAAGGAAAAAATGGATTTTGGAAGGTTTAGATCCCGATGAAGAAGAAGCGAAACTATTGAAGaaacataaaaagaagaaaaagtcGAAACGTACAAAGGAAGAATCGGACCTTTAA
- the LOC114349511 gene encoding probable ATP-dependent RNA helicase DDX49 isoform X2 — MAQKPSFSDLKLNNWIIRQCATIEGRDCVGAAKTGSGKTLAFALPIIQKLCEDPYGVYALVLTPTRELAYQIAEQFAVIGKPMNLRHCVVVGGIDMVDQGIQLSKHPHIVVATPGRLADHLESCKTFSLSKIKFLVLDEADRLLSGQFDEQIKTIFKELPKSRQNLFFSATITDTLEKLKEVSNKDMFYYEAPSISDAVTVEQLEQKYVLCPKDVKDAYLAQVIREFRAENEDGNIMIFTDTCKNCQVLSMTLNDVGFENVSLHAMIPQQQRLAALARFKSNTVKMLIATDVASRGLDIPTVQLVLNHTVPKVPKEYVHRVGRTARAGRVGKAVTLVTPYDIKLLQAIEEHIKTKLVELKINDSEVGKIFAQVSVTKSEAYLNLDEGDFYEKRLINKRKKWILEGLDPDEEEAKLLKKHKKKKKSKRTKEESDL; from the exons ATGGCACAGAAACCTTCATTTTCCGACCTTAAGCTTAATAATTGGATAATTAGGCAATGCGCAACAAtag AAGGTCGTGATTGTGTGGGCGCTGCAAAGACTGGTAGTGGTAAAACTTTGGCTTTTGCTTTACCCATTATACAGAAACTATGTGAAGATCCCTATGGTGTGTATGCCTTAGTTCTGACACCAACTAGAGAGTTGGCTTATCAAATAGCAGAGCAGTTTGCCGTTATTGGAAAACCTATGAATTTAAGACACTGTGTAGTTGTCGGAg gaaTTGATATGGTAGACCAAGGTATACAACTGTCTAAACATCCCCACATAGTTGTGGCTACACCAGGCCGTTTAGCAGATCATTTAGAAAGTTGCAAAACATTTTCGCTTTCTAAAATCAAGTTCCTTGTTTTGGATGAAGCAGACAGGCTTCTTAGTGGCCAGTTTGACGAGCAGATCAAAACTATATTTAAAGAATTACCAAAAAGTcgccaaaatttatttttttcagcaaCTATCACAGATACGTTAGAGAAATTAAAGGAAGTCAGCAATAAAGATATGTTCTATTATGAAGCTCCTTCCATCTCAGATGCTGTTACTGTTGAACAGTTAGAACAAAAGTATGTGTTATGTCCTAAAGATGTTAAAGATGCTTATCTAGCTCAAGTGATTAGGGAGTTTAGAGCCGAAAATGAAGATGGCAACATTATGATTTTTACAGATACTTGCAA AAATTGCCAAGTACTCTCAATGACCTTAAACGATGTAGGATTTGAAAATGTATCTCTGCATGCGATGATTCCACAGCAACAGCGCCTAGCTGCTTTGGCGAGATTCAAGAGCAACACAGTAAAAATGCTGATAGCAACTGACGTGGCGAGTAGAGGTCTTGATATACCCACTGTGCAGTTGGTTTTGAACCATACTGTTCCCAAGGTGCCTAAAGAATATGTTCATAGAGTCGGTAGAACTGCTAGAGCGGGGAGAGTTGGCAAGGCTGTTACATTGGTCACTCCTTATGACATTAAATTGTTGCAGGCCATTGAGGAGCATATTAAGACAAAATTAGTGGAGCTAAAAATTAATG ATTCTGAGGTGGGAAAGATCTTCGCTCAGGTGTCGGTAACAAAAAGTGAAGCTTACTTGAATTTAGACGAAGGCGATTTCTACGAAAAGAGGCTGATTAACAAAAGGAAAAAATGGATTTTGGAAGGTTTAGATCCCGATGAAGAAGAAGCGAAACTATTGAAGaaacataaaaagaagaaaaagtcGAAACGTACAAAGGAAGAATCGGACCTTTAA